TGAACTTCATCAACCTTTTACAGCTTGACAAATTAAGAACGAATGGTGTAGCTAACGTAAAATTATCTGATACTGCTGTTGTAAATAAAATTTTAAATAGCAAGGTAGGTTTGGCTTTACGTCCGGCAAACATTAAATATACGCAGTTTATGTGGGGTTACAAGCCTGAGGCTACAAGTCCTGATGATTTGGTATTGTATGCAATCAGAAGTAACATCAACCAAAAAGCTCCGGTAGACGGTGCTGTAGAAACTGCCAGCATTAGCTACGATGAACTTGGAAGAGTAGTAGTAGACATGCAGATGGATTCTAAAGGTGCAAAAGACTGGAAAACTTTAACTGAGAAAAACGTAGGGAAGCCAGTTGCTGTAACACTTGATAACAGAGTGTACACTGCACCAAACGTTGTAAATGCTATTCCTAACGGTAGAACTCAAATCTCTGGTAACTTTTCTCAAGAGGAAGCTAAAGAATTGGTTGACGTTTTAGGAGCTGGTAAATTACCGGCGGGTGCAAAAGTAGTACAGGCGACTCAGGTAGGTCCGTCTCTTGGACAGGAATCTATCAACGCAGGGATGATCTCATTTGCAATCGCATTCTTGATTATTATTGTTTATATCATTTTCTATTACGGTGGTGCCGGTGTGTACGCTGTAATTGCAATGGTAATTAACTTATTCTATATTTTCGGAATTATGGATTCCGGTGACTTTACATTGACGCTTCCTGGTATCGCAGGTATCGTATTGACGATGGCGATGGCGGTAGATACAAACGTAATTATCTACGAAAGAACGAAAGAAGAATTATTTGCAGGTAAGAGTATCTTAGAAGCTTATAAGGATGGTTTCAAACACGCATTAAGTGCAATTATCGATGGTCACTCAACTACTTTATTGACGGCAGTTGTATTGTTCTTCTTCGGAACAGGACCTATCAAAGGATTTGCTTTGACATTGATGATTGGTATCGTAATGACATTGTTTACTTCTGTATTACTTTCAAGAGTAATGATCTTTAGTAGATTAAATAAAGGTAAACACCTTTCTGTATGGACTCCACCAACGAAAAACCTATTCAGAAATACTTGGATCGACTTTATTGGTAAGAGAAAGTATGCATATATTATCTCTGCTGTATTAACAGTGATCTGTATTTTCTCCATGGTTACTCATGGGTTTAAATATGGTATTGACTTCACAGGAGGTAGAAACTATGTGGTAAGATTTGACAAACCGGTAAATGCTAATGATGTAGAAGAGAAATTAGTAAAACTATTCAAGACTGAAGACGGTAAGAACTCTTCTGTAGAAGCTAAGACTTTTGGAAATGCCAATCAGTTGAAAATCTCTACAGATTACCTAATCGAAGATGAGTCTTTAAAGGCTGACCAGACAATTGAACAGAAATTATATGAGGGGTTAAAAGGAGATCTTCCAGCTAACATTACATTACACGATTTCAAATCTGCAGATAAAGATCACGCTGGTATCATTTCTTCTGAAAAAGTAGGTCCTACTGTGGCAGACGATATTCAGACACACGGTATTCTTGCTGTAGTGGCTGCTTTAGGAGGTATTTTCTTATACATCTTATTCAGATTTAGAAAGTGGCAGTTCTCTTTAGGTGCTGTTGCGGCTCTATTCCACGATGCGGTTATTATTTTAGGAACGTATTCATTGCTTCACAAATATATGCCGTTCAACATGGAGATCAACCAGGATTTCATCGCTGCAATCCTTACTGTATTAGGGTACTCAATTAACGATACTGTAATTATCTTCGACAGAATTAGAGAATATTTAAGAGAGAAGAAATCATTAACATTAGCAGGATTATTTGATGACTCTATCTCAAGTACATTGGGTAGAACGTTCAACACGTCATTTACTACAATCTTGGTAATCCTTGCGATCTTCATCTTTGGAGGTGATAACCTTAGAGGATTTATGTTTGCAATGCTAATTGGTATTGGATTCGGTACTTACTCATCTATCTTTATTGCATCGGCAATTGCTTATGACTTCCTTAAGAAAGGAAAAGAAGATGAAGTACATGGAAAAACTACTTCAGATAAAGAAGTACTTGCTTCAAAGTAAAACAAACTACAATAAATTAGTAAAAGCCTTTCGAAAGAAAGGCTTTTTTGTTATCTGAATTTAAAATTTGTTTCAAGCATTTTGTAACATCTTGTTTTGAGGTTTATTATTGTATACACCATTAAAATAAATTGTTTTTTTAATAGTATTCTGTTATTCAATATTATACTTCTTTAATATAATGAAATTTAGAATCATTATTTTTAAGATTTGATTAATTTTGCACCATCATGGAAAATTCAAAGAAAAAAGCGGCCATAGGCTTTATATTTATAACCTTACTGATTGATATTACGGGATGGGGAATCATTATCCCTGTTGTTCCCAAATTGATTGAAGAATTGATTCATGCAGACATCAGTGAAGCAGCAAAATATGGTGGCTGGCTAGGATTTGCCTATGCATTTACGCAGTTTATTTTTTCTCCTCTTGTAGGAAATTTAAGTGATAAATACGGACGAAGACCTGTTATTTTGATTTCGCTTTTCGGATTTGCAGTAGACTATATTTTCCTGGCATTGGCCCCCACAATCTGGTGGCTGTTTTTGGGAAGAGTTATTGCAGGGGTTACCGGAGCAAGTGTAACTACAGCCAGTGCCTATATTGCAGATATTTCAAATGATGAAGACAGAGCAAAGAACTTTGGTCTGATTGGGGCAGCATTTGGTTTAGGATTTATTATAGGGCCTGTTTTAGGCGGTGTTCTGGGACATTATGGTGCCAGAGTCCCTTTCTATGCGGCAGCAGGTTTATGTTTACTTAACTTCCTTTATGGATACTTCATTCTTCCCGAAAGTTTAGATAAAGATAAAAGAAGAGAATTTGACTGGAAGAGAGCTAATCCAGTAGGATCTTTTAAATTTTTAGGAAAACACCCTGAGATTTCAGGACTTATTGCTGCACTAATATTAATCTACATTGCAGGGCATGCTGTACAAAGTAACTGGAGTTTCTTTACCATGTATAAGTTTGGATGGACAGAAAGAATGGTTGGGATTTCTTTAGGAGTTGTAGGCTTGTTGGTTGGTTTGGTACAAGGGCTTTTGATCCGATGGACAACGCCAAGGCTGGGTGAACAGAAAAGTATTTATTATGGACTTGCCCTATATGCGCTAGGTCTTTTGTTGTTTGCATTTGCTTCTGAAGGGTGGATGATGTTTGCTTTTTTGATACCCTACTGTTTAGGAGGAATCTGTGGACCGGCTTTACAGTCTGTGATTACGAAAAGTGTTCCTTCCAATGAGCAAGGTGAACTTCAGGGAGCATTAACCAGTTTAATGAGCGCTACTTCCATTATCGGACCTCCAATGATGACGAATCTGTTCTACTTTTTCACGCATGATGAAGCACCATTTAAGTTTTCAGGAGCGCCTTTCTTCCTTGCATTTATTTTAATGGCAATCAGCGTTGTAATTACCTATTCTGCTTTTAAGAAAAAAGGGAAAATTTAAGCAGTTATAGGCCAAGGAAGAGAAAAGATTCAATAATGACAGAATGAAAACACTAGTGTAAAATATAAAGGGAAGCCCATATAGGCTTCCCTTACTGTTTGAAAAATTTTATATTCTATGAAAATTAAGGGTAGAGAGATTTTACCCCATTATTCACAACATTGCTTCCCAATCCTGAGAATGAAACGGAGAAATTACTGGAATTAAAGCTTAAAGAACCTGTAGGAGTACAAAGCCCTAACGCATAACGACACTGTCCATAAGCTCCTGTATTTTTTGTAATCTTACTCTCACTTTTTGCTTTGCCTAAACTGATATAAGCCCAGTCATTTACATCCGTATTGGATACTGTTGATCCTGTATAGTAAACAGTGATCTGGTACCCCGCTTCACCTCTTTTAGATCCCCAAAGCCAGTTGGCGGTCCACCATTGCTTATACCATTTAGAAGCAACCCTTGCAGACTCATTGCCGGTAGAACTTTCGCTGGTTCCTCTTGTATCCATCATCACCAAGCCACCAAGAATATTATCCCATACAATTCCCGAATCATTATAAAAACAAAGCGTAGTGAACTTTCCGTTTTTGCTGCTCCAAATGATTTCCATTACATTGATGCCTGTTTTTATTTCTTCAGTAGCCATTTCTTTTAATCCGTTTTGGGCAATGGTAAGATCGTCTCCCGTATAAAGATCCCCAATTCTTCCCATTTTTACAGAAGAAAGATCCAAAAGATTTCCAAGGGCTATAAACTGATCCTTATCAGAAATCAGGTTTTGAGAAATTTCGATACCCTTTTGAGTTGAAATTTTTCCGATTACGTCGACTCCTGCAAATTGTAAATCACTTTTTAAATACTTTTCAAGACTCTTTTGAGATTCATTCAGTTGTGACTGTACAATCTCCGGAACCGCCTGTGAAATAGAGGTTACTTCCTTTTTCAGATCAGCAGTGGTTACTTTAGCCTGAATTGTTTCCTGTTTAGAAATTTCATTGTTATCATCACGACAGCTGTTGAGTGTCAATACTGATAATACGGCCAGAATTTTAAAGCCGGTAATTAATTTTTTCATAATAAATATTTATTTGGTTGTGTATTGTAAATATACTTAAATACTGTTTAATTCTCAATAAATTGAATTAATTATTTATTAATTGATAAATTTATATTGAAAATATTAAGCTATAGAGGATTAAACGGTTTGCTGTTTTGTGAGAATATTTACGATCAAACCTGTTTTTTAAGCTTTACCATTTGAGTATTATTTATAAAATCTTAAAATTTGTTTAAATTTTTAGTTTACCGTAAATAAATGTATAATCTTTTGTAATTTTACACCATGGAATTAAGCATTGGAGAAATGGCATTGATTGCAGTGGCAATCGTTGTATTATTCGGTCCGGATAAATTGCCTCAGATTGCGCGTGACTTAGGTGCAGGCGTTAGAAAAATGCGTGGAGCAGTAGAAGATATCAAAACTGAGATCATGAAAGAAACAGATAATCCTGTTTCTGAGATTAAACGTGAAATTGAGAAAGTAAAAGATGCTGCAAAGGATTTCAATCCGATGAAGGATATTGAAAAAGATATTCTTACAGATCCGGCTTCCACTACCAATGAACCTCCAAAACCAAAGCCCGCCGATGATGAAACCTACGAGGGGCCTGTAAGCAGATAATGTATGGAGGAAATTATTCAGGAAGACAAACAGGTATTTTTATACCTTAATAATTTAGGAGACCCTGCCTTTGACCAGTTTTGGATGTTGATATCCAGTACATGGATCTGGGTACCTCTTTATATTATATTCCTTTATTTTTTATACAAAAACTATAAACTAAAATCCTTAGTTTTTATTCTTATATTTTTAGCACTTGGAGCAACGGTTTCAGATCAGTTGGCAAGTGTTTTCAAATATGGTGTGGCAAGGTTAAGGCCCTGTCATGATCCCACATTGGAACATTACATGAGAATTGTAAAATGTGGCGGGCAGTTTGGATTTTATTCCGCTCATGCCTCTAACACGTTCTTTTTGGCATCTTTTTTAAGTATCTTACTGAAAAATAAGCTTAAATGGTTTCCATATGCTATATTTGTGTGGGCTATAGTGGTTTCCTACAGCCGAATATATTTAGGAGTGCATTTTCCAATTGATATTTTGGTGGGGGCGTTTGTTGGATCTTTATTGGGAGTGATATTTGGTGCACTCGCCAAAAAAGTGATCAATAAACAAAATATAACTTCATGAAAAAATCTTTATTACTCTTAGCATCCATCAGTCTTTTTTCGTTGAATATCTACGGTCAGGACAAGAAAACGGCCGAAGAATGTTTTAAAAAGGCAGATTATAAATGTGCTGAAGAACAGTATTCCCAATTGGCGGAAAAAGAACAGATTCAAAAATTTAAGTCAGAATATTACAATTATCTGGGAACAGCCCAAAGAAGACTTGGAAAAACGGATTTTGCTTTTAAATCTTATGAAAAGGCATTAAAGACTGATCCTAGGTCAGCTTCCGTATATGTAAACTTAGCCTCATTACACAGCCAGAAAGGAGACAAGACAAAAGCATTGGAGTACATTGAAAATGGACTTAAGCTGGATGCTGAAAATCCTGATTTCTATCTGATGCGATCTAAGATTTATGATAGTCAGGGTAAAAAAGAACTGGCAATGAAAGATCTTAATCAGATTCTGAGCTTTGCACCGGATAATATTTTTGCAAAAACCGGATTGGCCAATTTGAAGAAAAACAATGATGATCTTGAAGGGGCTTTAAAGGATTACAACAAACTTATTGCCGAAAAACCTGAATCATTATTATATAACGGAAGAGCGGATGTTTACTTGAAAATGAAGAAAACTAAGGAAGCCCTTGCAGATGTTTCCAAAGCTATTTCCATTGATCCTAAATTTGCGCAATCCTTTGTGACCAAGGCAATGATTTTATTTGAAATGGCTAAACCCAAGGAAGCTTGTGATAATCTTAATAAAGCAGTAGGGCTGGGCTATGAAAAGGCTATACTAGCGGATTACTTTGCTAAATGTACTAAGAAATAACAGATCTGATATAAACTTTTCTTCTGATAAAGTACTGAACAATAAACAGGACTATTTTAAAGGGGAAATTTATTATTAATCATAAATAAAGAACAGTTAAATGTAGCATATGCCTTACTTTAGCTGTTTTTTTTAATTCATATAAAAGATATACATGTTAAATATTGTTCTTGTAGAACCTGAAATACCTAATAATACAGGAAATATTGGGCGTCTGTGTGTGGGTACAGAGTCTAGACTACACTTAGTTCATCCCTTTGGATTTGTAATTAATGACAAAAATCTGAAAAGATCCGGATTAGATTACTGGGTACATCTTGATGTTTCCGAATATGCAAATGTAGAAGAATGGATAAAAAGTATTCCGGACCCATCAAGGGTTTTCTTAATGAGCTCACATGCGGAAAAATCATATCTGGAAAATGATTTCCAAGATGGAGATTGGCTGGTTTTTGGAAAAGAGAGTGTAGGGCTGAGTAAGGAAGTTCTGGATCAGTTTGAAAATCATTTAACCATTCCGATGTCAAAATTAATCCGAAGCTTTAATATTGCCAATTCAGTTGCTTTTGTAGTAGGAGAAGCTAAAAGGCAGATCGGGTTAAAAATATAACCCATCATTTACAATACTTTTTAAAGGTATCTGAGATTTTAAAATAATTTCCCTTTAATCATTATGATAGGGTTTCCCCTGTAGGATCTGATCAGCACGATAAAGCTGCTCTACAATGAACAATCGAATCATCTGATGCGTAAATGTCATTTTGGATAATGACATTTTTTCATTGGCTCTGCTATACATGTCTTCAGAAAAACCATAGGCACCTCCAATCAGTATATGAACTTTTTTCACAGAAGAATTCATCCATGTATCTATTTTCTGGGAAAATTCGCGGCTGGTAAACTGCTTTCCTTTTTCATCGAGGATTACAACAAGATCGTTTTTATCAATGTGATTAAGGAATAGTTTGGCTTCCTCTTTTTTAAGCAGATCAGCAGACAGGTTTTTTGCATTCTTAACATCCGGAATTTCGGTAATTTCAAAATTCCAGTGTTTAGGAAGACGATTAAGGTAGTAATTGATTAAAGAAGTAATTTCCTTATCGTCTGTTTTTCCGATACAAAGTAAACTGATTCGCATTATTTGATAATTTTCAGTCGGCAAAGATAGGAATTTTTTAACGGTTAAGATTAACACAGATGCCTCATCAAAGGCAGTCATGTAAGAGTTTCCGGGCAAAATATATATAAACAAGCTTAATTTTGATTATTTTTAATTGTTTACGATTAATTTAAATAGGATCATACCGATAAAAGAGAAAACATTAGAATTTTTGTTATTCTTGTTCCTCCACCTCAATTCTATATAATTTTCGTTGAGAAAGAGGAGAGGGAAAATGTTTATATTTGTAAGAGAGATAGAGAAAATATCATGAAAAAAAGCTCTTTTAATTGGAGTTATCTGATATTTGATCTTGTAGCTAATGAAGAAACTACAACAATAGATGAGTGTAACAGTTCCCAAATTTATCCTGAAAATTCAGGAGTTTTTTGATGACATACATATTCCTGTTTTGGGAATATCGCTTTGGCAGATGTTTCAGATCTATATCTCAGGGATTTTTAAGGGAAAGATAGGACGAAAGGCTGCTGCTATTTCCTGGAGCTTTACCATCAGTTTATTTCCGTTTATTTTGTTTCTTCTTTCTGTACTGCCTTATATGCCGCATTACGACAAATTACAGTTTTATATTTTTGATGTATTGATGCATAATGTATTCCCGTCCAATATGGAAGGTGATGTAAGAGGCTATATAGAAACGAATATCATTCCTAATATGAAAGGAATCAGTAATCTGACGATTGTCTTGGCGCTTATATTTGCCACGAACGGTACTTTTTCTCTTATCAACGGGTTTAATGAAAATACAGAAGAAAAACTGAGTGATGTAAAGGAGTTTATTCTTTCATTTTTTATAACAATAGGCTTTATTACCATTGTGTTTTTAGCGCTTTTTGGAGTGTACTATGTAGAGGTTGTTATGAAACTGTTTACTCCTGCGTATGATGTCTCATGGCTGGTAGATAACCTTTCCAGTATCATTGGTTTCGTCTCGTTTCCGTTGTTTTATTTTATTCTTCTGACTCTTTTTTACTGGTTGGGAACAGTGAAAATTACCAGATTCAGACAGGCTATTCCGGGTGCGGTTCTCACAACTATATTGTTTGTGGTCACAACGTATATCTTTGCTATTTATGTAAAGGATATTGCCCGATATAACGTTCTTTACGGTTCCATAGGAAGTATGATTCTGCTGATGGTTTGGGTGAATGTGAATGTATATCTCCTGTTATTCGGAAATGAACTGAATATGGCTATCAGAAAGCTCAGAATAGAAAAACTATTGTCTGACGAGATTCAAAAGGAAACAGTCCACTACCATTCTCAAATTACAGAACCCAACTTTGACAGTGATGAAGAACATCAAAGAAAGCTGGGTAATCTGAAAAAAGATTAATCTTCTTCCGGTACTGTATTTCCTCTGGAACTTAAGCTTAAGATCGTAAAGCCTAAGATAGCTGCAACAAATGAAGCGATCAGAATGGCAAATTTAGCTTCATCCTGAATAATAATTTCCCCTTTGAAAGATAGTAAAGCGATAAAAATGGACATGGTAAAACCAATTCCGGCAAGTAAGCCTACACCAATCATTTGAAGCCAGTTACTGTTTTGTGGTAAAGAGCTAAGCTTTAATTTGATAGCAATTAAGGAGAATAAGTTAATCCCAATCAGTTTTCCAATGATTAATCCGAAGATAATCCCTAATCCTAACGTACTTGTAACGCCTGCAACCATTTCATTTGAAAAGGTAATATTGGTATTCGTTAAGGCAAATATTGGCATAATTAGAAAGCTTACGGGAACATGAAGCTGATGTTCCAGTTTTTCCAGTGGTGAAATTTCCACATTGGAAGCATTGGTAGGAATTGAAAAGGCCAGTAAAACTCCTGCTATTGTTGCATGTATTCCGGAATGATGCAGGAAATACCATAAAAAGATCCCCGGAATAATGTAGAATATCGTTTTGGTAACTTTTAAAAAATTTAAAATAAACAGCAGAGCAGTCACTCCCAAAGATAGCAGAAGATAGCTCCAATGGATCTGTTCAGTATAAAAAATGGCAATTACAAGGATAGCTCCAAGGTCATCTACGATTGCTAATGCCGCCAGGAATATCTTAATTGAATTGGGAATCTTCTTACCCAACATCGAAATAATGGCTAAAGAAAATGCAATATCCGTTGCCATCGGAATTCCCCAACCATTGCTGTACTCGGTTCCTGCGTTAAATATGCTGTAAATAACTGCCGGAACAAGCATTCCGCCCACGGCTGCAAAAATAGGCAGGGATGCATTTTTAAAAGATGAAAGCTCACCCTCTACCAGTTCCCTTTTTATTTCAAGACCTACCAAGAGGAAGAAAACCGCCATAAGACCATCATTGATCCAGATGCTGACAGGATACTCCAGTTGGAATAGGTGAGTACCTACTTCCTTGTCTAAAAACTGCTGAAAACTTTCTGCAGCAGATGAGTTGGCAATAAGTAATGAAATAAGCACACAGAAAATAAGAATAATTCCTGAGGCCTGACTGTTGTTGAAAAATTTTTTAAAATAAAGTGATAAATTCATATTTACGATTGTAGTCGTCTCACCCTCGAGACTCCATTAATATTCTTGAGCTTTTTGAAAGTTTCTTCCAATTGCCCCTTATTTTTGACTTCGAGATTGATATTTCCCATAAAGACTCCGTTATTGGACTCAATAGACATACTTTTCATATCCATTCCCATACTTCCACTAATGACAGTAGTAATGTCATTAATCATACCCATTCTGTCAAGGCCTTCAATTTCAATTTTTACTCTGTTCTTGAAGCTTTCTGCGTTCACCCACTTGGCAGGAATGACACGATAGTCATACTGTGCTCTAAGGTTGATAGCATTTGGGCAGCTGTCACTATGGACCTTGATTCCGTCAGAAATAGTGATAAATCCGAAGATTTTATCTCCAGGAATTACTGTACAGCATTTTGCATAGCTGTAGTTTAGCTTTTCTTCATCCTTTCCGAAGACAATCATGTCTAGGTTTTGCTCCTTAGGTTCCTCGAAGCGAAGATTTTTTGTAGGAGACTTTCTAAATCTTGAAAGCAGGTTGTTGAATACGTTTTTACTTTCAATATATTTTCTTAAACTGCTTGCATCCAGTTCGTTGGTCTGGAATTTAAGGAACAGTTCCTGTGAAGACTTTAAATTAAAGAATTTCTGAAGCTTATTAACTTCCTCATCGTTGAAATTGATTTTCGCATGACGAAGTTTTCTTTGTAAAGTTTCCTTGCCTTCTTCTACCAATTGGTTTTTCTGGGAATTCAGGTAGCTTTTAATCTTGGATTTGGCCTTTGATGTAACTACAAATTCCAGCCAGTCAGATTTTGGCTTCTGATTCTGAGAAGAAAGAATATCTATCTGATCTCCGTTTTGAAGAATATAGGAAATGGGAACCAATTTTCCATTAATTTTAGCGCCCAAACACTTCATTCCCAAATCGGAGTGAACGGAAAAGGCAAAATCCAGTGCCGTTGCATTGGTTGGTAAAATTTTAATTTCCCCTTTTGGGGTAAATACAAACACCTCTTTTGAATAAAGATTAAGTTTGATATTGTCTAAAAGTTCTGAGGTAGAAAGGTTCTGTTGCTGTTCAAGAACTTCACGAATTTCTGTTACCCATTTTTCAAAGTTTCGGTCATCAGAACTTTGTTTATAGCCTTCCTTGTATTTGTAGTGGGCCGCAACTCCTTTTTCTGCAATCTCGTCCATACGCTCTGAACGAATCTGTACTTCAATCCACTTTCTATCAGGGCCTAAAACTGTTAAGTGTAAACTTTCATATCCTGTAGAACGAGGCTGGGTGATCCAGTCACGCATCCTTGATGGGTTACTGTGGTAAACATCTGTAACAATGGAGTAGATTTTCCATGCAAGAAACTTTTCATTCTTGGCGTCAGATTTATAGATAATTCTGATGGCATAGTTATCAAAAACTTCCT
This genomic interval from Chryseobacterium joostei contains the following:
- a CDS encoding Sec-independent protein translocase subunit TatA/TatB, with translation MELSIGEMALIAVAIVVLFGPDKLPQIARDLGAGVRKMRGAVEDIKTEIMKETDNPVSEIKREIEKVKDAAKDFNPMKDIEKDILTDPASTTNEPPKPKPADDETYEGPVSR
- the secD gene encoding protein translocase subunit SecD, whose translation is MQGKGLITIVAIVLGLICLNELLPTWYASKIESQIEAAKGNEKEIKRIKEDTLNLGYTKLYYSKAKDKEMKLGLDLKGGINVLLEINQRDLVNDLTNYSTNPVLIDALNKTDEAQKNSTKSYIDNFFEQFDAVNKAKGTNLKLADPELFGNTNLSEIKYNTTDEQVKSIVKRRIDLSVGTAFEVIRTRIDKLGAIQPNVQRVPGTARISVEMPGMKDIDKVKKMLQTSAKLQFWEVQQVPEIAPYFQTLTTMVAAKGDSMGVAKNVNFINLLQLDKLRTNGVANVKLSDTAVVNKILNSKVGLALRPANIKYTQFMWGYKPEATSPDDLVLYAIRSNINQKAPVDGAVETASISYDELGRVVVDMQMDSKGAKDWKTLTEKNVGKPVAVTLDNRVYTAPNVVNAIPNGRTQISGNFSQEEAKELVDVLGAGKLPAGAKVVQATQVGPSLGQESINAGMISFAIAFLIIIVYIIFYYGGAGVYAVIAMVINLFYIFGIMDSGDFTLTLPGIAGIVLTMAMAVDTNVIIYERTKEELFAGKSILEAYKDGFKHALSAIIDGHSTTLLTAVVLFFFGTGPIKGFALTLMIGIVMTLFTSVLLSRVMIFSRLNKGKHLSVWTPPTKNLFRNTWIDFIGKRKYAYIISAVLTVICIFSMVTHGFKYGIDFTGGRNYVVRFDKPVNANDVEEKLVKLFKTEDGKNSSVEAKTFGNANQLKISTDYLIEDESLKADQTIEQKLYEGLKGDLPANITLHDFKSADKDHAGIISSEKVGPTVADDIQTHGILAVVAALGGIFLYILFRFRKWQFSLGAVAALFHDAVIILGTYSLLHKYMPFNMEINQDFIAAILTVLGYSINDTVIIFDRIREYLREKKSLTLAGLFDDSISSTLGRTFNTSFTTILVILAIFIFGGDNLRGFMFAMLIGIGFGTYSSIFIASAIAYDFLKKGKEDEVHGKTTSDKEVLASK
- a CDS encoding tetratricopeptide repeat protein, with the protein product MKKSLLLLASISLFSLNIYGQDKKTAEECFKKADYKCAEEQYSQLAEKEQIQKFKSEYYNYLGTAQRRLGKTDFAFKSYEKALKTDPRSASVYVNLASLHSQKGDKTKALEYIENGLKLDAENPDFYLMRSKIYDSQGKKELAMKDLNQILSFAPDNIFAKTGLANLKKNNDDLEGALKDYNKLIAEKPESLLYNGRADVYLKMKKTKEALADVSKAISIDPKFAQSFVTKAMILFEMAKPKEACDNLNKAVGLGYEKAILADYFAKCTKK
- a CDS encoding YihY/virulence factor BrkB family protein, which translates into the protein MSVTVPKFILKIQEFFDDIHIPVLGISLWQMFQIYISGIFKGKIGRKAAAISWSFTISLFPFILFLLSVLPYMPHYDKLQFYIFDVLMHNVFPSNMEGDVRGYIETNIIPNMKGISNLTIVLALIFATNGTFSLINGFNENTEEKLSDVKEFILSFFITIGFITIVFLALFGVYYVEVVMKLFTPAYDVSWLVDNLSSIIGFVSFPLFYFILLTLFYWLGTVKITRFRQAIPGAVLTTILFVVTTYIFAIYVKDIARYNVLYGSIGSMILLMVWVNVNVYLLLFGNELNMAIRKLRIEKLLSDEIQKETVHYHSQITEPNFDSDEEHQRKLGNLKKD
- the nhaA gene encoding Na+/H+ antiporter NhaA, with the translated sequence MNLSLYFKKFFNNSQASGIILIFCVLISLLIANSSAAESFQQFLDKEVGTHLFQLEYPVSIWINDGLMAVFFLLVGLEIKRELVEGELSSFKNASLPIFAAVGGMLVPAVIYSIFNAGTEYSNGWGIPMATDIAFSLAIISMLGKKIPNSIKIFLAALAIVDDLGAILVIAIFYTEQIHWSYLLLSLGVTALLFILNFLKVTKTIFYIIPGIFLWYFLHHSGIHATIAGVLLAFSIPTNASNVEISPLEKLEHQLHVPVSFLIMPIFALTNTNITFSNEMVAGVTSTLGLGIIFGLIIGKLIGINLFSLIAIKLKLSSLPQNSNWLQMIGVGLLAGIGFTMSIFIALLSFKGEIIIQDEAKFAILIASFVAAILGFTILSLSSRGNTVPEED
- a CDS encoding 23S rRNA (pseudouridine(1915)-N(3))-methyltransferase RlmH, whose translation is MRISLLCIGKTDDKEITSLINYYLNRLPKHWNFEITEIPDVKNAKNLSADLLKKEEAKLFLNHIDKNDLVVILDEKGKQFTSREFSQKIDTWMNSSVKKVHILIGGAYGFSEDMYSRANEKMSLSKMTFTHQMIRLFIVEQLYRADQILQGKPYHND
- a CDS encoding phosphatase PAP2 family protein, which encodes MEEIIQEDKQVFLYLNNLGDPAFDQFWMLISSTWIWVPLYIIFLYFLYKNYKLKSLVFILIFLALGATVSDQLASVFKYGVARLRPCHDPTLEHYMRIVKCGGQFGFYSAHASNTFFLASFLSILLKNKLKWFPYAIFVWAIVVSYSRIYLGVHFPIDILVGAFVGSLLGVIFGALAKKVINKQNITS
- a CDS encoding TCR/Tet family MFS transporter, which gives rise to MENSKKKAAIGFIFITLLIDITGWGIIIPVVPKLIEELIHADISEAAKYGGWLGFAYAFTQFIFSPLVGNLSDKYGRRPVILISLFGFAVDYIFLALAPTIWWLFLGRVIAGVTGASVTTASAYIADISNDEDRAKNFGLIGAAFGLGFIIGPVLGGVLGHYGARVPFYAAAGLCLLNFLYGYFILPESLDKDKRREFDWKRANPVGSFKFLGKHPEISGLIAALILIYIAGHAVQSNWSFFTMYKFGWTERMVGISLGVVGLLVGLVQGLLIRWTTPRLGEQKSIYYGLALYALGLLLFAFASEGWMMFAFLIPYCLGGICGPALQSVITKSVPSNEQGELQGALTSLMSATSIIGPPMMTNLFYFFTHDEAPFKFSGAPFFLAFILMAISVVITYSAFKKKGKI
- a CDS encoding tRNA (cytidine(34)-2'-O)-methyltransferase, giving the protein MLNIVLVEPEIPNNTGNIGRLCVGTESRLHLVHPFGFVINDKNLKRSGLDYWVHLDVSEYANVEEWIKSIPDPSRVFLMSSHAEKSYLENDFQDGDWLVFGKESVGLSKEVLDQFENHLTIPMSKLIRSFNIANSVAFVVGEAKRQIGLKI